A window of Aquitalea denitrificans contains these coding sequences:
- the ftsA gene encoding cell division protein FtsA, with translation MLVGLDIGTSKIVAIVAEVLDDGQLNIIGMGQTPSRGLKRGMVVNIESTVQAIQRALEEAELMADCKIHEVFAGIAGSHIKSINSHGMVAIKDREVTQMDIDRVIETARAVTIPPDHQVLHILTQEYSIDGQEGVREPLGMSGVRLEAKVHIVSGAVSAAQNVTKCVRRCGLEVSDLVLQPMASAIAVLSEDEKDLGVCLIDIGGGTTDIAVYANGAIRHTAVIPIAGDQITNDIAMALRTPTKEAEDIKIQHAVALVTMADPGQMIEVPGVGERGPRQMSRATLAEVVEPRVEELFQLVQQELRRSGFEDLLSSGIVLTGGASLMPGMVELAEEVFHMPVRVGVPKYVGGLAEVVKTPRFSTGVGLLLYGKDQIQTHSGPKVESAGVGQLFGRMKAWFAGNF, from the coding sequence ATGCTGGTCGGCCTGGACATCGGAACGTCCAAGATCGTGGCGATTGTCGCGGAGGTCCTGGATGACGGCCAGCTCAACATCATCGGCATGGGTCAGACCCCGTCACGTGGTCTGAAGCGCGGCATGGTGGTGAATATCGAATCCACCGTGCAGGCCATCCAGCGCGCGCTGGAAGAAGCCGAGCTGATGGCCGACTGCAAGATTCACGAAGTGTTCGCCGGCATTGCCGGTTCGCACATCAAGAGCATCAACTCGCACGGCATGGTGGCCATCAAGGACCGCGAAGTCACCCAGATGGATATCGACCGCGTGATTGAAACCGCGCGCGCCGTCACTATCCCGCCGGACCATCAGGTGCTGCACATCCTCACCCAGGAATACAGCATCGACGGCCAGGAAGGCGTGCGCGAACCGCTGGGCATGAGCGGCGTACGACTGGAAGCCAAGGTACACATCGTCAGCGGCGCGGTGTCTGCTGCGCAAAACGTCACCAAATGCGTGCGTCGTTGCGGGCTGGAAGTGTCCGACCTGGTGCTGCAACCGATGGCCTCGGCCATTGCCGTGCTGTCGGAAGACGAAAAAGACCTGGGCGTGTGCCTGATCGACATCGGTGGCGGTACTACCGACATCGCGGTGTATGCCAACGGTGCCATCCGCCATACCGCGGTGATTCCGATTGCCGGTGACCAGATCACCAACGACATCGCCATGGCCCTGCGTACCCCCACCAAGGAAGCGGAAGACATCAAGATCCAGCACGCAGTGGCGCTGGTCACCATGGCCGATCCGGGCCAGATGATCGAAGTACCGGGCGTGGGCGAACGCGGGCCGCGCCAGATGTCGCGCGCCACCCTGGCAGAAGTGGTGGAGCCGCGGGTGGAAGAACTGTTCCAGCTGGTACAGCAGGAACTGCGTCGTAGTGGCTTCGAGGACCTGCTGTCCTCCGGCATCGTGCTGACCGGTGGTGCCAGCCTGATGCCGGGCATGGTGGAACTGGCAGAAGAAGTGTTCCACATGCCGGTGCGCGTGGGCGTACCCAAGTATGTAGGTGGCCTGGCCGAGGTGGTGAAGACGCCACGTTTCTCGACCGGTGTCGGCCTGTTGTTGTACGGCAAGGACCAGATCCAGACCCATAGCGGACCCAAAGTGGAAAGCGCGGGTGTGGGCCAGCTGTTTGGCCGCATGAAGGCCTGGTTCGCCGGTAATTTCTAA
- the lpxC gene encoding UDP-3-O-acyl-N-acetylglucosamine deacetylase: protein MFQRTLKQAISATGVGLHSGERVKLTLLPAAPDTGIVFRRTDLPEPVDVKVEPALVNDTRLSSTLVTDTGVRVGTIEHLMSAFAGFGIDNLVVEVTAAEIPIMDGSAAPFIYLLQSAGVVEQSVPKRFIRVKQPVEIVEGDKWVRLDPMDGFKITLSIEFNHPAFNLAPQKVEIDFANSSYLDEISRARTFGFMHEVEYMRQHGLGLGGSLDNAIVIDDEYVLNPEGLRFPDEFVRHKILDAIGDLYIVGHPLIAAFSGHKSGHAMNNKLLRKLLETPDAWEYASFVDPLDAPSSFHRLPEVV, encoded by the coding sequence ATATTCCAGCGCACGCTAAAACAAGCGATCAGCGCCACAGGTGTCGGCTTGCATTCTGGCGAGCGGGTGAAACTCACCCTGCTGCCGGCAGCGCCCGACACCGGCATCGTCTTTCGCCGAACCGACTTGCCCGAGCCGGTGGATGTGAAAGTCGAGCCTGCGCTCGTCAACGACACGCGCCTCTCCTCCACGCTGGTGACAGACACCGGCGTGCGTGTCGGCACGATCGAGCATTTGATGTCAGCCTTTGCCGGCTTTGGCATCGACAACCTTGTGGTCGAGGTGACGGCGGCGGAAATCCCCATCATGGATGGCTCCGCCGCCCCCTTCATTTACCTGCTGCAAAGCGCTGGAGTGGTCGAGCAGTCCGTGCCCAAACGTTTCATCCGGGTGAAACAGCCGGTGGAAATTGTTGAAGGCGACAAATGGGTCCGGCTGGACCCGATGGACGGTTTCAAGATCACCCTGTCCATCGAATTCAATCACCCGGCTTTCAATCTGGCACCGCAAAAAGTCGAAATCGACTTTGCCAACAGCTCCTATCTGGATGAAATCAGCCGCGCCCGCACCTTTGGTTTCATGCACGAAGTGGAATACATGCGTCAGCATGGTCTGGGACTGGGTGGTAGCCTGGATAACGCCATCGTGATTGATGACGAGTACGTGCTCAATCCGGAAGGCCTGCGCTTCCCCGACGAATTCGTACGCCACAAGATTCTGGACGCCATCGGCGACCTGTACATTGTCGGCCATCCGCTGATTGCGGCCTTCTCCGGCCACAAATCCGGCCATGCGATGAACAACAAGCTGCTGCGCAAACTGCTGGAAACCCCGGATGCCTGGGAATACGCCAGCTTTGTCGACCCGCTGGATGCGCCGTCCAGCTTCCATCGCCTGCCCGAGGTGGTGTAG
- the murG gene encoding undecaprenyldiphospho-muramoylpentapeptide beta-N-acetylglucosaminyltransferase, giving the protein MTNRTVMVMAAGTGGHIVPGLAVAKALQARGWKVVWLGTERGMENKLVPPTGIPLERLAFHGVRGKGLLGSLKGVLQLCGAFVRSAQLLLRHRPDVVLGMGGYVCLPGGVMSGLLWKPLVLVNADASLLLSNKALLPFARKLVCGFDGSAAQSGAKALVTGNPVRQEIEALPAPAQRMAGRSGPLRVLVVGGSLGARVLNQTLPQALALLPQEKRPQLTHQTGEANFAEVQAAYRAAGLEQDVTLLPFIDDMPSRLADCDLIICRAGAITVSELCAAGVASILVPLVVSTTAHQRDNAKWMAAAGAAIHLPQQEMTAQKLADVLSGLNREGLLELASQARALARPGAAARVADVCEALADEQ; this is encoded by the coding sequence ATGACGAACAGAACGGTCATGGTAATGGCAGCTGGTACGGGTGGACACATCGTCCCCGGCCTTGCCGTGGCCAAAGCGCTGCAGGCGCGCGGCTGGAAAGTGGTGTGGCTGGGTACCGAGCGCGGCATGGAAAACAAGTTGGTACCACCCACCGGCATTCCGCTGGAGCGGCTGGCGTTTCATGGCGTGCGCGGCAAGGGCTTGCTGGGCTCGCTCAAGGGCGTGTTGCAGCTGTGCGGCGCTTTTGTACGCTCGGCACAGCTGCTGCTGCGTCATCGACCGGATGTGGTATTGGGCATGGGTGGCTATGTCTGCCTGCCGGGTGGTGTGATGAGCGGCCTGCTGTGGAAACCGCTGGTGCTGGTGAATGCCGATGCCAGCCTGCTGTTGAGCAACAAGGCCTTGCTGCCGTTTGCCCGCAAGCTGGTGTGCGGTTTTGACGGCAGCGCCGCCCAGAGCGGGGCCAAGGCGCTGGTGACCGGTAACCCGGTACGCCAGGAAATCGAAGCCCTGCCGGCACCGGCACAGCGCATGGCCGGTCGTAGCGGCCCGCTGCGCGTGCTGGTGGTGGGTGGCAGCCTGGGCGCGCGGGTGCTGAACCAGACCCTGCCGCAGGCGCTGGCACTGCTGCCGCAGGAAAAACGCCCGCAGCTGACCCACCAGACCGGTGAGGCCAACTTTGCCGAGGTGCAGGCAGCTTATCGTGCCGCCGGGCTGGAACAGGATGTGACGCTGTTGCCGTTTATCGATGACATGCCCAGCCGCCTGGCCGACTGCGACCTGATCATCTGCCGCGCCGGTGCCATTACGGTAAGCGAGCTGTGCGCGGCAGGCGTGGCCAGCATTCTGGTGCCGCTGGTGGTGTCCACCACCGCGCACCAGCGCGACAACGCCAAGTGGATGGCAGCAGCAGGTGCGGCAATTCACTTGCCGCAGCAGGAAATGACAGCACAAAAGCTGGCAGACGTTTTGTCCGGACTGAATCGGGAAGGTCTGCTGGAACTTGCCAGTCAGGCACGCGCATTGGCCAGACCGGGGGCAGCCGCCCGGGTGGCCGATGTGTGTGAAGCACTGGCAGACGAACAGTAA
- the moaC gene encoding cyclic pyranopterin monophosphate synthase MoaC: MSGLTHFDASGQAHMVDVGDKQITRRRAVAQGSIRMLPATLALIRDGNHKKGDVLGIARIAAIMASKRTADIIPLCHPIALTRVAVEFVLDEAASSVSITVTAECSGQTGVEMEALTAASVGLLTIYDMCKAVDRGMVISAVQLQEKEGGKSGHWKAGA, encoded by the coding sequence ATGTCCGGATTAACCCATTTCGATGCCAGCGGCCAGGCCCATATGGTGGATGTTGGCGACAAGCAGATCACCCGTCGCCGTGCGGTGGCGCAGGGCAGTATCCGCATGCTGCCCGCCACCCTGGCCCTAATCCGCGATGGCAATCATAAAAAGGGCGACGTGCTGGGCATTGCCCGCATCGCCGCCATCATGGCCTCCAAGCGTACCGCCGACATCATCCCTTTATGTCACCCCATCGCGCTCACCCGCGTTGCCGTTGAATTTGTGCTGGATGAAGCAGCCAGCAGCGTCAGCATTACCGTAACCGCCGAATGCAGTGGCCAGACCGGGGTGGAAATGGAAGCGCTCACCGCCGCCAGCGTCGGCCTGCTGACTATTTATGATATGTGCAAGGCGGTGGACCGTGGCATGGTGATATCTGCCGTGCAGTTGCAGGAAAAAGAAGGCGGCAAGAGCGGGCACTGGAAAGCCGGGGCCTGA
- a CDS encoding CNP1-like family protein, with protein sequence MKLSRFGLALAGLLLALAAQASEYNKGFNNTNYAMEDVKPWEEGKYTLPDFPATPDWIGFYVGPEVANKYFADSKSLTVGEDGVVRLVLRVQSPAGAENLSVEGIQCSANTYRSYAFGDSINKRWIESMREEWRKIEYDDKARRALREDLCVDKTAPKSAEQAVKLLRAAPWR encoded by the coding sequence GTGAAACTGTCCCGATTTGGTCTGGCCCTGGCCGGGCTGCTGCTGGCACTGGCTGCCCAGGCCAGCGAATACAACAAGGGCTTCAACAACACCAATTACGCCATGGAAGATGTCAAACCATGGGAAGAAGGCAAATACACCCTGCCTGATTTTCCGGCGACACCAGACTGGATCGGCTTTTATGTCGGCCCGGAAGTAGCCAACAAGTACTTTGCCGACAGCAAGAGCCTGACCGTGGGTGAGGACGGCGTGGTACGGCTGGTCTTGCGCGTGCAAAGTCCGGCCGGTGCCGAGAACCTCAGTGTGGAAGGCATCCAGTGCAGTGCCAATACCTACCGCAGCTATGCTTTTGGCGACAGCATCAACAAGCGCTGGATTGAGTCCATGCGCGAGGAATGGCGCAAGATTGAATACGATGACAAGGCACGCCGTGCACTGCGCGAGGACCTGTGCGTAGACAAGACAGCCCCGAAATCCGCCGAACAGGCCGTCAAGCTGCTGCGTGCCGCGCCCTGGCGCTGA
- the murC gene encoding UDP-N-acetylmuramate--L-alanine ligase → MKHRVKHIHFVGIGGVGMCGIAEVLLNLGYTVSGSDMADGAATQRLASQGARVFFGHDATYMEGADVVVTSTAVKADNPEVLRARERRIPVIPRAMMLAELMRFKQGIAIAGTHGKTTTTSLTASVLAAAGLDPTFVIGGKLTAAGTNAKLGSGEFLVAEADESDASFLHLTPVMAVVTNIDADHMDTYDHSFDKLKQAFVDFLHRLPFYGRAVLCVDDPNVREIRSRITKPVTTYGLDDSADIYADNVVAAGGQMQFDVVINNGSQQRFPVLLNLPGRHNVLNALSAIAIGLECGADIPSIQRGLAEFAGVGRRFQRYGEVALPDGGSFTLVDDYGHHPVEMAATLSAVRGAFPDKRLVLAFQPHRYSRTRDLFEDFVKVLNGVDALLLSEVYAAGEAPIVAADGRALARAVRVSGKVEPLFVELIADMPRTIMDIARDGDVVITMGAGSIGAVPGKLVAGKL, encoded by the coding sequence ATGAAACACAGGGTCAAACACATTCACTTCGTCGGCATCGGTGGTGTCGGCATGTGCGGCATCGCCGAGGTTCTGCTGAACCTGGGCTACACCGTGTCCGGTTCGGACATGGCCGATGGTGCCGCCACCCAGCGCCTGGCAAGCCAGGGTGCACGCGTGTTCTTTGGCCATGATGCAACCTATATGGAAGGTGCCGATGTGGTGGTGACCTCCACCGCAGTGAAGGCGGACAACCCGGAAGTTCTGCGCGCCCGTGAGCGTCGCATTCCGGTGATTCCGCGCGCCATGATGCTGGCCGAGCTGATGCGCTTCAAGCAGGGCATTGCCATTGCAGGCACCCACGGCAAAACCACCACCACCAGCCTGACGGCATCGGTGCTGGCGGCTGCCGGGCTGGACCCGACTTTCGTGATCGGCGGCAAGCTGACCGCGGCTGGCACCAATGCCAAGCTGGGTTCCGGTGAGTTCCTGGTGGCCGAAGCCGACGAATCCGACGCGTCCTTCCTGCACCTCACCCCGGTGATGGCCGTGGTCACCAATATCGACGCCGACCACATGGATACCTACGACCACAGCTTCGACAAGCTCAAACAGGCTTTTGTCGACTTCCTGCACCGGCTGCCGTTCTATGGCCGTGCGGTGCTGTGCGTGGACGACCCGAACGTGCGTGAAATCCGCAGCCGCATCACCAAGCCGGTTACCACTTACGGTCTGGATGACTCCGCTGACATCTATGCCGACAACGTGGTTGCCGCCGGTGGCCAGATGCAGTTTGACGTGGTGATCAACAACGGCAGCCAGCAGCGTTTCCCGGTGCTGCTCAACCTGCCGGGCCGTCACAACGTGCTGAATGCCTTGTCGGCCATCGCCATTGGTCTGGAATGCGGTGCCGATATTCCATCCATCCAGCGCGGTCTGGCCGAGTTTGCCGGTGTGGGCCGTCGCTTCCAGCGTTATGGCGAGGTGGCCTTGCCGGATGGTGGCAGCTTCACCCTGGTGGACGATTACGGCCACCACCCGGTGGAGATGGCCGCCACGCTGTCCGCGGTACGTGGTGCCTTCCCGGACAAGCGGCTGGTGCTGGCTTTCCAGCCGCACCGCTACAGCCGCACCCGTGATTTGTTTGAAGACTTCGTCAAGGTATTGAACGGGGTGGACGCGCTGCTGCTATCCGAAGTGTATGCCGCCGGCGAAGCCCCCATCGTGGCCGCCGATGGCCGGGCACTGGCGCGCGCGGTGCGCGTGTCGGGCAAGGTGGAACCGCTGTTCGTTGAGCTGATTGCCGACATGCCGCGCACCATCATGGATATCGCCCGCGATGGCGATGTGGTCATCACCATGGGTGCCGGCTCCATCGGCGCGGTGCCGGGCAAGCTGGTGGCCGGCAAGCTGTAA
- a CDS encoding DMT family transporter, whose translation MSSPAPSPRSALALAQFKILLSAIGFGSMAILARFAYADGVSTPSLLFLRFFLAGVLLLPWVLWKKLPWPRGRALLVLMGMGSLGYAGMAACYFSGLHYASAGTIALLLYLFPAIVLVLSTLLLGERFSTRRMLALALAIGGLAITIGLELSAQPLGLLLGLGSAIIYSLYILAGSRYAADCNPLTSACVVVFSAASCYGVYLASTGFHGPASLHGWLSVLGIACLGTVAALALFLSGLAKTGATQASLISTAEPVVTILLAWLLLGEPLGWSQALGGALILSAVVLISREARPEQVQLTELHD comes from the coding sequence GTGTCTTCACCTGCCCCCTCCCCGCGCAGCGCCCTGGCGCTGGCACAGTTCAAGATCCTGCTTTCCGCCATCGGCTTTGGCAGCATGGCCATCCTGGCGCGCTTTGCCTATGCCGACGGCGTGTCCACGCCCAGCCTGCTGTTTCTGCGCTTTTTCCTGGCCGGCGTATTGTTGCTGCCCTGGGTGCTGTGGAAAAAGCTGCCGTGGCCACGCGGGCGCGCGCTGCTAGTGCTGATGGGCATGGGCAGCCTGGGCTATGCCGGCATGGCCGCCTGCTATTTTTCCGGCCTGCACTATGCCAGCGCCGGCACCATCGCCCTGCTGCTCTACCTGTTTCCCGCCATCGTGCTGGTGCTGTCCACCCTGCTGCTGGGAGAGCGTTTCAGCACCCGGCGCATGCTGGCACTGGCGCTGGCCATTGGCGGTTTGGCCATCACCATCGGGCTGGAGCTAAGCGCGCAGCCACTAGGCCTGCTGCTGGGGCTGGGATCGGCCATCATCTATTCGCTGTACATCCTGGCCGGTAGCCGTTATGCAGCGGATTGCAATCCGCTGACCTCAGCCTGTGTGGTGGTGTTTTCCGCCGCCAGCTGCTACGGGGTGTATCTGGCCAGCACCGGTTTTCACGGCCCGGCCAGCCTGCATGGCTGGTTATCGGTATTGGGCATTGCCTGTCTTGGCACGGTGGCCGCACTGGCGCTGTTCCTGTCCGGGCTGGCCAAAACCGGGGCCACCCAGGCCTCGTTGATTTCCACGGCCGAACCAGTGGTCACCATCCTACTGGCCTGGCTGCTACTGGGTGAACCGCTGGGCTGGAGCCAGGCGCTGGGCGGTGCACTGATATTGTCCGCCGTGGTGTTGATCAGCCGCGAAGCACGGCCAGAGCAGGTGCAACTGACCGAGCTGCATGACTAG
- a CDS encoding lysozyme inhibitor LprI family protein: protein MKYGLSVLLMAGLCSNMALAASDSCQNAMTQTDMNVCAAKAHDLADKQLNSLYKQYRQRLAADDQQRLTVAQRAWIGYRDAACRFDTAQVSGGSIFPTIWLQCLTGKTETRIKELQKLMQCKEGDLDCPSLQ, encoded by the coding sequence ATGAAATACGGTCTGAGCGTCCTGCTGATGGCAGGACTGTGCAGCAACATGGCGCTGGCTGCCAGCGACAGCTGCCAGAATGCCATGACGCAGACGGACATGAATGTCTGCGCGGCCAAGGCGCATGATCTGGCGGATAAGCAGCTGAACAGCCTCTACAAACAGTACCGCCAGCGCCTGGCTGCCGACGACCAGCAACGGCTGACTGTTGCCCAGCGTGCCTGGATAGGCTACCGGGATGCCGCTTGCCGCTTTGACACCGCTCAGGTCAGCGGCGGCAGCATTTTCCCCACCATCTGGTTACAGTGCCTGACCGGCAAGACGGAGACACGCATCAAGGAGCTGCAAAAACTGATGCAATGCAAGGAGGGTGATCTGGACTGCCCTTCACTGCAATAA
- a CDS encoding cell division protein FtsQ/DivIB, with protein sequence MWDNHQLLKGLANFLLGASLLMLLYAGGFWVTHAPVFPVKKIQIQGQMKRVTPEQLRFIAEHELTGTFFTLDIDKTRAAFGKLPWVRDAQVRRRWPDALEIAVEEHVALARWGENGLVDSHGDRFDAASDQQLPVFYGPAGAEKDMTAMLARLRQGLKPTGLAPKDIWLSPRRAWQVGLDNDIKLDLGRGDVELRVERFALYWKDKLAALPYHIDYVDMRYPNGFAVRMPDYKAPPAQVKK encoded by the coding sequence ATGTGGGATAACCATCAGCTGCTGAAAGGCCTGGCCAATTTCCTGCTGGGTGCCTCGCTGCTGATGTTGCTGTACGCAGGTGGATTCTGGGTGACGCATGCACCGGTGTTTCCGGTGAAGAAAATCCAGATCCAGGGACAGATGAAAAGAGTGACGCCGGAACAGTTGCGCTTCATTGCCGAGCACGAACTGACCGGAACCTTCTTCACGCTGGACATCGACAAGACGCGGGCAGCATTCGGCAAGCTGCCATGGGTGCGGGACGCCCAGGTGCGGCGGCGCTGGCCGGATGCACTGGAAATTGCAGTGGAAGAACACGTGGCGCTGGCGCGCTGGGGCGAAAACGGGCTGGTGGACAGCCACGGTGACCGCTTCGATGCCGCCAGCGACCAGCAGCTGCCGGTGTTTTACGGCCCGGCAGGGGCAGAAAAAGACATGACAGCCATGCTGGCGCGTTTGCGTCAGGGCCTGAAGCCGACGGGGCTGGCCCCCAAGGACATCTGGCTGTCGCCACGTCGGGCCTGGCAGGTAGGGCTGGACAACGACATCAAGCTGGATCTGGGTCGTGGCGACGTGGAATTGCGGGTGGAACGATTCGCCCTGTACTGGAAAGACAAGCTGGCAGCGCTGCCTTACCACATTGATTACGTGGACATGCGCTACCCCAATGGATTTGCTGTGCGGATGCCTGATTACAAGGCCCCGCCGGCACAAGTGAAAAAGTAA
- the ftsZ gene encoding cell division protein FtsZ yields the protein MSGMVFEVMQETANAAVIKVIGVGGGGCNAIDNMISSHVHGVEFICANTDAQSLQRNKSPQKLQLGNNLTRGLGAGANPEVGRSAALEDRERIADALRGANMVFVTAGMGGGTGTGAAPVVAEVAKELGILTVGVVTRPFDHEGKRLKVAQSGIEDLKKHVDSLIVIPNEKLMEVLGDDVTMREAFRAADDVLKGAVAGIAEVITCPGLINVDFADVRTVMGEMGLAMMGSAYASGIDRARVAAEQAVASPLLDNITLEGARGVLVNISTAPGCLKMSEYREIMGIIRQYADEDAQIKFGTAEVEEMPEDTIRVTLIATGLGQQKPVREERPEYIKIVKTGTDDRAVEVINYDDFDTPAIMRQGRRRAAPSTDFSNPEVSDSYDIPAFLRKQAD from the coding sequence ATGAGCGGAATGGTTTTTGAAGTAATGCAAGAGACCGCCAACGCGGCTGTGATCAAAGTAATTGGTGTAGGTGGCGGCGGTTGCAATGCCATCGACAACATGATCAGCAGCCATGTCCATGGTGTTGAATTCATCTGCGCCAATACCGATGCGCAATCCCTGCAGCGCAACAAGTCGCCGCAGAAGCTGCAACTGGGCAACAACCTGACCCGTGGTCTGGGTGCCGGTGCCAACCCGGAAGTAGGCCGCAGCGCCGCACTGGAAGACCGCGAACGCATCGCCGATGCCCTGCGCGGCGCCAATATGGTATTCGTGACTGCCGGTATGGGTGGTGGTACCGGTACCGGTGCCGCCCCGGTGGTGGCCGAAGTGGCCAAGGAACTGGGCATCCTCACCGTGGGTGTGGTCACCCGTCCGTTCGACCACGAAGGCAAGCGCCTGAAAGTGGCACAGAGCGGTATTGAAGACCTGAAAAAGCATGTCGATTCGCTGATCGTCATCCCCAATGAAAAGCTGATGGAAGTGCTGGGCGACGATGTCACCATGCGTGAAGCCTTCCGTGCTGCCGACGACGTGCTTAAGGGTGCGGTAGCCGGGATCGCCGAAGTGATTACCTGCCCCGGCCTGATCAACGTCGACTTTGCCGACGTACGCACCGTGATGGGTGAAATGGGCCTGGCGATGATGGGTTCCGCCTACGCCTCCGGTATCGACCGTGCCCGCGTGGCCGCCGAGCAAGCCGTGGCCAGCCCGCTGCTGGACAACATCACCCTGGAAGGCGCACGTGGCGTGCTGGTGAACATCTCCACCGCACCGGGTTGCCTGAAGATGAGCGAATACCGCGAAATCATGGGCATCATCCGTCAGTACGCCGACGAAGATGCACAGATCAAGTTCGGTACCGCCGAAGTGGAAGAAATGCCGGAAGACACCATCCGTGTCACCCTGATTGCCACCGGCCTGGGCCAGCAAAAGCCGGTACGCGAAGAGCGTCCGGAATACATCAAGATCGTCAAGACCGGCACCGACGACCGTGCGGTTGAAGTCATCAACTACGACGATTTCGATACCCCGGCCATCATGCGTCAGGGCCGTCGCCGCGCTGCGCCATCCACCGACTTCTCCAACCCGGAAGTCAGCGACAGCTATGATATTCCGGCCTTCCTGCGCAAGCAGGCCGATTGA
- a CDS encoding D-alanine--D-alanine ligase has protein sequence MKQYGKVAVMMGGSSAEREISLMSGNGVLNALRSRGVDAHAFDPAEKPLAALKEEGFERVFIILHGPFGEDGTLQGALETLGIPYTGCGVMASAICMDKWRTKLLWRGAGLPIPDFELLDENSDFAAVEARLGLPLFVKPATEGSSIGVTKVKQPGELQAAFEEARKYDPLVLAERFVGGGEYTCAVIDGQAYPTIKIEPATEYYDYQAKYFRDDTVYRCPSGLSAEVEQRARALCLQAFQVLGGQGWGRVDFLMDEAGGIYLLEVNTNPGMTSHSLVPMAARAQGISYEDLCLNVLDMVHVG, from the coding sequence ATGAAGCAGTACGGCAAAGTGGCAGTGATGATGGGTGGCAGCTCCGCCGAGCGTGAAATCTCGCTGATGAGCGGCAACGGCGTGTTGAATGCCTTGCGTTCGCGCGGTGTGGACGCCCATGCCTTCGACCCGGCGGAAAAGCCGCTGGCTGCGCTGAAGGAAGAAGGCTTCGAGCGCGTGTTCATCATCCTGCACGGCCCGTTTGGCGAAGACGGCACCCTGCAGGGCGCTCTGGAAACGCTGGGCATTCCGTATACCGGCTGTGGCGTGATGGCATCGGCCATCTGCATGGACAAATGGCGCACCAAGCTGCTGTGGCGTGGTGCCGGCTTGCCGATTCCCGACTTCGAACTGCTGGACGAAAACAGCGACTTTGCCGCCGTGGAAGCCCGTCTGGGCCTGCCGCTGTTCGTGAAGCCGGCGACCGAAGGCTCCAGTATCGGCGTCACCAAGGTAAAGCAGCCGGGTGAACTGCAAGCCGCATTTGAAGAAGCCCGTAAGTACGACCCGCTGGTGCTGGCCGAGCGCTTTGTCGGTGGTGGCGAATACACCTGTGCCGTGATTGATGGCCAGGCCTATCCCACCATCAAGATCGAACCGGCCACCGAGTATTACGACTATCAGGCCAAGTATTTCCGTGACGACACCGTATACCGCTGCCCGTCCGGCCTGAGTGCAGAAGTAGAGCAACGCGCCCGCGCACTGTGCCTGCAAGCCTTCCAGGTACTGGGTGGCCAGGGTTGGGGCCGGGTGGATTTCCTGATGGATGAAGCTGGCGGGATTTACCTGCTGGAGGTGAACACCAATCCGGGCATGACCAGTCACAGCCTGGTGCCGATGGCCGCACGCGCCCAGGGCATCAGCTATGAGGACCTCTGCCTGAACGTGCTGGATATGGTGCATGTGGGATAA